The proteins below come from a single Takifugu flavidus isolate HTHZ2018 chromosome 6, ASM371156v2, whole genome shotgun sequence genomic window:
- the myom2a gene encoding myomesin-2 isoform X8, translating to MASVKKCVCQVKSDYAFQHNKYVMKQQQQHTQRKSSFKSLSQVRAQATEAMAEQEYTIPVFRERSVEEREEYQRVSSNVEKGLSVIQEELHRMRMATKAQVDSLALDRQVKDMMTKRVEFLDEVPKMPDFIIALRPHTVWEKTPIKLFCTVQGNPRPIVKWYKEGVPVDPLSTPGKYKIESKYGVHSLVISRCAVSDTAEYSAVATNSHGVATSKATVIVKRASGAGASCHLGLVPRMTEIHPSKLEVTLIDHFPVSFGVEGDSISLVCSMVVVPNLPNLPPLAQWYRDDKLLKPNKFVEMSVGGGAARLTLPHLAKDDEGLYTLRVFTKDGSTEHSAYLFVSDAAPSVAGAPGAPMSVKAYDINSDYVLIAWKPPNIVNQAPIIGYFVDRCEAGSDTWVQCNDSPVNVCKYPVHGLKVGHTYHFRVRAVNSAGISRPSRKSDKVTALDTAESEKLQGTEEGVPSAPGHVVATRNSKSSVFVQWEASKHPKNLMGYYIDGRVVGAKDWFPCNHKPFKQNRFVVHGLVPGESYVFRVQAVNVFGLSEESQESTPISVEPALGRGQEYATPSAPYGITMLNCDGSSITLAWKSPKHCGGSKINAYYIDKRDVDSLVWKEVNQEAVTERICTVDSLIEGTFYEFKVQAANMAGVGLPSVPSLPMKCVAWTMEEPGPAYDLSFSEVRSHSLVFLWKAPVYYGKSAITGYYVDMAKKGSSEFETLNQEPVSHRYLQVTGLEEGQSYIFRVRAVNSVGVGKPSEVSDPVCAKALPGTKEIVASVDEETGDIYLSLEACEISETSKFVWSKNYKPIGECPRVSVTAKGRTSRLTFTNPDKDDLGRYSVVVTDTDGVSASHTLTDDALNTMLELSYSIRNPIIPLKHNLNYEVLEKGHVRFWVQAVKLSPSVSYRFIVNDKEVTSGEGHKISHNVAAGIIEMTVDNFTRASEGTYTVQIHDGKAKTQSSLVLVGDVFKAALKEAEFQRKEYIRKQGPHFSEYLYFTVTEHCTVMLACKVANVKKETSFHWFKEDEEIVPEDPPNVLSGACALPLPLFSRKDQGIYKAVLADDRGKDTSVFDISGQVFDDIINAITHIAGASASELVLQCTPEGIRLQCYMSYYTEEMKTIWKHKESKIASSEKMRIGGTAEMAWMQICDPSDKEKGHYSIEISDGVTTHTRTFDLSGQAYTDAYEEYLRLKAAAFAEKNRGRVVGGLPDVVTIMEEKSLSLTCTVWGEPTPEVTWFKNEQEVISNEHTRVTFDGGKFASLVINKVTPDDSGKYSINVRNKYGGEFVEITVSVYKHGEQIPEPKLGMPKTATPVATTAATPAPAKSPAPPSKTPTPVPSKAQTPAPSMKSPTPASTPASTPVPKSPTPSPKPPTPAAKSPTPSLKSPTPTPKSPTPSRGMKSPTPTRSMKSPTPK from the exons ATGGCTTCAGtcaagaagtgtgtgtgtcaaGTCAAAAGCGATTATGCATTTCAGCACAATAAATATGTaatgaagcagcaacagcagcacactcAAAG GAAATCAAGCTTTAAATCTCTGAGCCAGGTCCGGGCCCAGGCCACAGAGGCAATGGCAGAGCAAGAGTACACCATTCCGGTGTTCCGGGAGAG GAGCgttgaggagagggaggagtaCCAGCGGGTGTCTTCAAATGTGGAGAAAGGACTCAGTGTCATTCAGGAGGAGCTCCACAGGATGCGGATGGCCACCAAGGCTCAGGTGGACAGCCTCGCGCTTGATAGACAG GTCAAGGACATGATGACCAAACGGGTGGAGTTTTTGGATGAAGTCCCCAAAATGCCGGACTTTATCATAGCCCTGCGGCCCCACACTGTGTGGGAGAAGACCCCCATCAAACTGTTCTGCACTGTGCAGGGAAACCCAAGACCCATTGTCAAATG GTATAAAGAAGGAGTGCCCGTCGACCCCCTGAGCACTCCAGGAAAGTACAAGATTGAGAGCAAATATGGAGTTCACAGTTTGGTCATCAGCAG GTGTGCTGTGAGCGACACAGCGGAGTACAGCGCCGTGGCCACCAACTCACACGGGGTGGCTACCAGCAAGGCTACAGTCATCGTGAAGA GAGCATCAGGAGCCGGAGCGTCCTGCCATCTTGGATTAG TGCCCCGCATGACCGAGATCCACCCCAGCAAGCTGGAGGTAACCCTAATCGATCACTTCCCAGTGAGCTTTGGCGTTGAGGGCGACTCCATCAGTCTGGTTTGTAGCATGGTGGTTGTCCCCAACCTGCCCAACCTGCCCCCCTTGGCCCAGTGGTACAGAGATG ATAAGCTGCTGAAACCCAATAAGTTTGTGGAGATGTCGGTGGGTGGAGGAGCAGCCCGGCTCACACTGCCTCACCTGGCCAAGGATGACGAGGGGCTCTACACCCTCCGGGTCTTCACCAAGGATGGCTCCACTGAACACAGCGCCTACCTGTTTGTCTCAG ATGCTGCCCCCTCTGTGGCCGGGGCCCCTGGGGCACCAATGAGTGTGAAGGCATATGACATCAATTCAGACTATGTCCTCATTGCCTGGAAACCACCCAACATTGTCAACCAGGCGCCAATCATCGGATACTTTGTGGACCG GTGTGAAGCCGGCAGTGACACCTGGGTCCAGTGCAACGACTCCCCCGTCAATGTTTGCAAATACCCGGTTCATGGCCTGAAAGTGGGCCACACATACCATTTCCGCGTCAGGGCCGTGAACAGCGCTGGCATCAGCAGACCGTCCCGCAAGTCCGACAAGGTGACCGCGCTCGACACTGCAGAGAGTGAGAAGCTGCAAGGTACCGAGGAAG GTGTCCCTTCTGCTCCTGGGCATGTCGTTGCAACCAGGAACTCAAAGTCATCTGTGTTCGTGCAATGGGAGGCTTCCAAACATCCCAAAAACTTGATGGGATATTACATTGACGGTCGTGTGGTCGGAGCCAAAGACTGGTTCCCTTGTAACCACAAACCCTTCAAACAAAACAG GTTTGTTGTCCACGGCTTGGTCCCAGGTGAGAGCTACGTGTTTCGCGTCCAGGCCGTCAATGTCTTTGGCCTGAGCGAGGAGTCTCAGGAGTCCACTCCCATCTCGGTGGAGCCTGCGCTCG GTAGAGGGCAAGAATATG CAACTCCCAGTGCTCCTTATGGCATCACCATGCTGAACTGCGATGGCTCTTCTATCACTTTGGCCTGGAAGAGTCCAAAACACTGTGGTGGCTCCAAAATCAACGCATACTACATCGACAAACGAGATGTTGACTCCCTGGTATGGAAGGAGGTCAACCAGGAGGCCGTCACTGAGAGGATCTGCACT GTTGACAGTCTAATAGAGGGAACCTTCTACGAGTTCAAGGTTCAGGCTGCTAACATGGCTGGCGTTGGTTTACCCTCTGTTCCCAGTCTTCCAATGAAGTGTGTGGCTTGGACTATGGAGGAACCAG GTCCAGCTTACGATCTGAGCTTCAGCGAGGTCCGAAGCCACTCCCTGGTCTTTCTCTGGAAGGCTCCAGTCTATTATGGAAAGAGTGCAATCACAGGATATTATGTGGACATGGCCAAGAAGGGCTCATCCGAGTTTGAGACTCTCAACCAGGAGCCTGTGAGCCACCGGTACCTGCAG GTTACTGGTCTGGAGGAAGGACAATCTTACATTTTTAGAGTTCGTGCAGTAAATTCTGTCGGTGTTGGAAAACCTTCCGAGGTGTCAGATCCAGTCTGTGCCAAAGCTCTGCCAG GCACAAAGGAGATTGTTGCCAGTGTAGACGAGGAGACTGGAGACATCTACCTCTCCCTTGAAGCCTGTGAGATCAGCGAGACATCCAAGTTTGTGTGGTCCAAGAACTACAAGCCAATTGGCGAATGCCCCCGAGTGTCCGTGACAGCAAAGGGCAGAAC CTCCAGGCTGACCTTCACCAACCCCGACAAAGACGATCTAGGGCGATACTCTGTGGTCGTCACCGACACAGACGGCGTTTCCGCTAGCCACACTCTGACAGATGATG ctctgaacACCATGTTAGAGCTCAGCTACTCCATCAGGAACCCCA TTATCCCACTCAAACACAATCTGAACTACGAGGTTTTGGAGAAAGGACATGTGCGATTTTGGGTGCAAGCCGTCAAACTATCCCCGTCTGTGTCGTACAGATTCATCGTTAATGATAAGGAGGTCACGAGTGGGGAG GGACACAAGATCAGCCACAATGTGGCAGCAGGAATTATCGAGATGACAGTAGATAATTTCACCAGAGCCAGTGAGGGCACCTACACCGTCCAGATCCATGACGGCAAAGCCAAAACCCAGAGCtccctggtgctggtgggagaTG tgttcaaagctgctctgaaggaggcTGAGTTTCAGAGGAAAGAGTACATCAGGAAACAAG GTCCTCATTTCTCAGAGTATTTGTATTTCACGGTCACTGAGCATTGCACCGTGATGCTGGCCTGCAAG GTGGCAAATGTGAAGAAGGAGACATCTTTCCACTGGTTCAAAGAGGATGAAGAGATCGTTCCAGAAGATCCTCCCAATGTCTTGTCAGGAGCCTGtgctctgcccctccccctg TTCTCCAGGAAAGATCAGGGCATCTACAAGGCCGTGCTCGCTGACGACAGGGGAAAAGATACCTCTGTCTTCGATATCTCAGGCCAAG tgtttgatgacatcatcaacgcCATCACTCACATTGCTG GTGCATCTGCCTCTGAGCTGGTGCTGCAGTGCACTCCAGAGGGCATTAGGCTGCAGTGCTACATGAGCTACTACACTGAGGAGATGAAGACCATCTGGAAACACAA GGAGAGTAAGATTGCCTCCTCTGAGAAAATGAGAATTGGCGGCACAGCTGAGATGGCCTGGATGCAGATCTGTGATCCGTCCGACAAGGAGAAGGGTCATTATTCCATCGAAATTTCAGATGGAGTGACGACCCACACCAGAACCTTCGATCTCTCTGGACAAG CATACACTGATGCCTATGAGGAGTACCTGAGACTCAA GGCTGCAGCTTTTGCTGAAAAGA ACCGTGGCAGGGTGGTTGGTGGCCTGCCAGACGTGGTCACTATTATGGAAGAGAAG TCTCTGAGTCTCACCTGCACAGTATGGGGTGAGCCAACACCTGAGGTCACATGGTTCAAGAACGAGCAGGAAGTGATCTCCAATGAACACACCAGGGTCACATTTGATGGCGGTAAATTTGCCAGTCTGGTGATAAACAAAGTCACTCCTGATGACTCTGGGAAGTACAGCATCAACGTCCGCAACAAGTACGGAGGTGAGTTCGTCGAGATCACCGTCAGCGTCTACAAGCATGGCGAGCAGATCCCAGAGCCCAAACTGGGGATGCCCAAGACAGCCACACCAGTCGCTACAACTGCAGCCACACCTGCACCAGCAAAGTCCCCAGCTCCACCCTCCAAGACCCCCACCCCGGTCCCATCTAAGGCCCAGACCCCAGCACCATCCATGAAGAGCCCAACTCCAGCTTCCACACCCGCCTCCACCCCAGTTCCCAAGTCCCCAACTCCAAGTCCCAAACCTCCAACTCCAGCTGCTAAATCTCCAACTCCAAGTCTCAAATCTCCAACCCCAACACCAAAGTCTCCAACCCCATCTCGTGGTATGAAGTCACCAACCCCGACCCGATCCATGAAGTCTCCGACCCCCAAGTAA
- the myom2a gene encoding M-protein, striated muscle isoform X4 produces MASVKKCVCQVKSDYAFQHNKYVMKQQQQHTQRKSSFKSLSQVRAQATEAMAEQEYTIPVFRERSVEEREEYQRVSSNVEKGLSVIQEELHRMRMATKAQVDSLALDRQVKDMMTKRVEFLDEVPKMPDFIIALRPHTVWEKTPIKLFCTVQGNPRPIVKWYKEGVPVDPLSTPGKYKIESKYGVHSLVISRCAVSDTAEYSAVATNSHGVATSKATVIVKRASGAGASCHLGLVPRMTEIHPSKLEVTLIDHFPVSFGVEGDSISLVCSMVVVPNLPNLPPLAQWYRDDKLLKPNKFVEMSVGGGAARLTLPHLAKDDEGLYTLRVFTKDGSTEHSAYLFVSDAAPSVAGAPGAPMSVKAYDINSDYVLIAWKPPNIVNQAPIIGYFVDRCEAGSDTWVQCNDSPVNVCKYPVHGLKVGHTYHFRVRAVNSAGISRPSRKSDKVTALDTAESEKLQGTEEVIKIEGRYDIVIRDDELEGYVTIPGEPTNVHASEIFRSYIVLSWKPPSPRGRAPLWYVIEKCLAGTGAWQRVNTGIQLLAPRYPVFDLQDGQKYQFRVYSVNMYGSSEASEPSESIQKVNLDGVPSAPGHVVATRNSKSSVFVQWEASKHPKNLMGYYIDGRVVGAKDWFPCNHKPFKQNRFVVHGLVPGESYVFRVQAVNVFGLSEESQESTPISVEPALATPSAPYGITMLNCDGSSITLAWKSPKHCGGSKINAYYIDKRDVDSLVWKEVNQEAVTERICTVDSLIEGTFYEFKVQAANMAGVGLPSVPSLPMKCVAWTMEEPGPAYDLSFSEVRSHSLVFLWKAPVYYGKSAITGYYVDMAKKGSSEFETLNQEPVSHRYLQVTGLEEGQSYIFRVRAVNSVGVGKPSEVSDPVCAKALPGTKEIVASVDEETGDIYLSLEACEISETSKFVWSKNYKPIGECPRVSVTAKGRTSRLTFTNPDKDDLGRYSVVVTDTDGVSASHTLTDDALNTMLELSYSIRNPIIPLKHNLNYEVLEKGHVRFWVQAVKLSPSVSYRFIVNDKEVTSGEGHKISHNVAAGIIEMTVDNFTRASEGTYTVQIHDGKAKTQSSLVLVGDVFKAALKEAEFQRKEYIRKQGPHFSEYLYFTVTEHCTVMLACKVANVKKETSFHWFKEDEEIVPEDPPNVLSGACALPLPLFSRKDQGIYKAVLADDRGKDTSVFDISGQVFDDIINAITHIAGASASELVLQCTPEGIRLQCYMSYYTEEMKTIWKHKESKIASSEKMRIGGTAEMAWMQICDPSDKEKGHYSIEISDGVTTHTRTFDLSGQAYTDAYEEYLRLKAAAFAEKNRGRVVGGLPDVVTIMEEKSLSLTCTVWGEPTPEVTWFKNEQEVISNEHTRVTFDGGKFASLVINKVTPDDSGKYSINVRNKYGGEFVEITVSVYKHGEQIPEPKLGMPKTATPVATTAATPAPAKSPAPPSKTPTPVPSKAQTPAPSMKSPTPASTPASTPVPKSPTPSPKPPTPAAKSPTPSLKSPTPTPKSPTPSRGMKSPTPTRSMKSPTPK; encoded by the exons ATGGCTTCAGtcaagaagtgtgtgtgtcaaGTCAAAAGCGATTATGCATTTCAGCACAATAAATATGTaatgaagcagcaacagcagcacactcAAAG GAAATCAAGCTTTAAATCTCTGAGCCAGGTCCGGGCCCAGGCCACAGAGGCAATGGCAGAGCAAGAGTACACCATTCCGGTGTTCCGGGAGAG GAGCgttgaggagagggaggagtaCCAGCGGGTGTCTTCAAATGTGGAGAAAGGACTCAGTGTCATTCAGGAGGAGCTCCACAGGATGCGGATGGCCACCAAGGCTCAGGTGGACAGCCTCGCGCTTGATAGACAG GTCAAGGACATGATGACCAAACGGGTGGAGTTTTTGGATGAAGTCCCCAAAATGCCGGACTTTATCATAGCCCTGCGGCCCCACACTGTGTGGGAGAAGACCCCCATCAAACTGTTCTGCACTGTGCAGGGAAACCCAAGACCCATTGTCAAATG GTATAAAGAAGGAGTGCCCGTCGACCCCCTGAGCACTCCAGGAAAGTACAAGATTGAGAGCAAATATGGAGTTCACAGTTTGGTCATCAGCAG GTGTGCTGTGAGCGACACAGCGGAGTACAGCGCCGTGGCCACCAACTCACACGGGGTGGCTACCAGCAAGGCTACAGTCATCGTGAAGA GAGCATCAGGAGCCGGAGCGTCCTGCCATCTTGGATTAG TGCCCCGCATGACCGAGATCCACCCCAGCAAGCTGGAGGTAACCCTAATCGATCACTTCCCAGTGAGCTTTGGCGTTGAGGGCGACTCCATCAGTCTGGTTTGTAGCATGGTGGTTGTCCCCAACCTGCCCAACCTGCCCCCCTTGGCCCAGTGGTACAGAGATG ATAAGCTGCTGAAACCCAATAAGTTTGTGGAGATGTCGGTGGGTGGAGGAGCAGCCCGGCTCACACTGCCTCACCTGGCCAAGGATGACGAGGGGCTCTACACCCTCCGGGTCTTCACCAAGGATGGCTCCACTGAACACAGCGCCTACCTGTTTGTCTCAG ATGCTGCCCCCTCTGTGGCCGGGGCCCCTGGGGCACCAATGAGTGTGAAGGCATATGACATCAATTCAGACTATGTCCTCATTGCCTGGAAACCACCCAACATTGTCAACCAGGCGCCAATCATCGGATACTTTGTGGACCG GTGTGAAGCCGGCAGTGACACCTGGGTCCAGTGCAACGACTCCCCCGTCAATGTTTGCAAATACCCGGTTCATGGCCTGAAAGTGGGCCACACATACCATTTCCGCGTCAGGGCCGTGAACAGCGCTGGCATCAGCAGACCGTCCCGCAAGTCCGACAAGGTGACCGCGCTCGACACTGCAGAGAGTGAGAAGCTGCAAGGTACCGAGGAAG TGATTAAAATCGAGGGCAGGTATGACATAGTGATCAGGGATGATGAACTGGAAG GCTATGTAACAATCCCAGGGGAGCCCACAAATGTGCACGCGTCCGAGATTTTCAGGTCTTATATCGTGCTGAGCTGGAAGCCTCCAAGCCCCCGCGGACGGGCTCCACTGTGGTACGTCATCGAGAAG TGCTTAGCAGGCACTGGAGCGTGGCAGCGGGTCAACACAGGCATCCAGCTGCTTGCCCCCCGTTACCCGGTTTTTGATTTGCAAGATGGGCAAAAGTACCAGTTCCGAGTGTATTCAGTCAACATGTACGGCTCCAGTGAGGCCTCTGAGCCAAGCGAGTCCATCCAAAAGGTCAATCTGGATG GTGTCCCTTCTGCTCCTGGGCATGTCGTTGCAACCAGGAACTCAAAGTCATCTGTGTTCGTGCAATGGGAGGCTTCCAAACATCCCAAAAACTTGATGGGATATTACATTGACGGTCGTGTGGTCGGAGCCAAAGACTGGTTCCCTTGTAACCACAAACCCTTCAAACAAAACAG GTTTGTTGTCCACGGCTTGGTCCCAGGTGAGAGCTACGTGTTTCGCGTCCAGGCCGTCAATGTCTTTGGCCTGAGCGAGGAGTCTCAGGAGTCCACTCCCATCTCGGTGGAGCCTGCGCTCG CAACTCCCAGTGCTCCTTATGGCATCACCATGCTGAACTGCGATGGCTCTTCTATCACTTTGGCCTGGAAGAGTCCAAAACACTGTGGTGGCTCCAAAATCAACGCATACTACATCGACAAACGAGATGTTGACTCCCTGGTATGGAAGGAGGTCAACCAGGAGGCCGTCACTGAGAGGATCTGCACT GTTGACAGTCTAATAGAGGGAACCTTCTACGAGTTCAAGGTTCAGGCTGCTAACATGGCTGGCGTTGGTTTACCCTCTGTTCCCAGTCTTCCAATGAAGTGTGTGGCTTGGACTATGGAGGAACCAG GTCCAGCTTACGATCTGAGCTTCAGCGAGGTCCGAAGCCACTCCCTGGTCTTTCTCTGGAAGGCTCCAGTCTATTATGGAAAGAGTGCAATCACAGGATATTATGTGGACATGGCCAAGAAGGGCTCATCCGAGTTTGAGACTCTCAACCAGGAGCCTGTGAGCCACCGGTACCTGCAG GTTACTGGTCTGGAGGAAGGACAATCTTACATTTTTAGAGTTCGTGCAGTAAATTCTGTCGGTGTTGGAAAACCTTCCGAGGTGTCAGATCCAGTCTGTGCCAAAGCTCTGCCAG GCACAAAGGAGATTGTTGCCAGTGTAGACGAGGAGACTGGAGACATCTACCTCTCCCTTGAAGCCTGTGAGATCAGCGAGACATCCAAGTTTGTGTGGTCCAAGAACTACAAGCCAATTGGCGAATGCCCCCGAGTGTCCGTGACAGCAAAGGGCAGAAC CTCCAGGCTGACCTTCACCAACCCCGACAAAGACGATCTAGGGCGATACTCTGTGGTCGTCACCGACACAGACGGCGTTTCCGCTAGCCACACTCTGACAGATGATG ctctgaacACCATGTTAGAGCTCAGCTACTCCATCAGGAACCCCA TTATCCCACTCAAACACAATCTGAACTACGAGGTTTTGGAGAAAGGACATGTGCGATTTTGGGTGCAAGCCGTCAAACTATCCCCGTCTGTGTCGTACAGATTCATCGTTAATGATAAGGAGGTCACGAGTGGGGAG GGACACAAGATCAGCCACAATGTGGCAGCAGGAATTATCGAGATGACAGTAGATAATTTCACCAGAGCCAGTGAGGGCACCTACACCGTCCAGATCCATGACGGCAAAGCCAAAACCCAGAGCtccctggtgctggtgggagaTG tgttcaaagctgctctgaaggaggcTGAGTTTCAGAGGAAAGAGTACATCAGGAAACAAG GTCCTCATTTCTCAGAGTATTTGTATTTCACGGTCACTGAGCATTGCACCGTGATGCTGGCCTGCAAG GTGGCAAATGTGAAGAAGGAGACATCTTTCCACTGGTTCAAAGAGGATGAAGAGATCGTTCCAGAAGATCCTCCCAATGTCTTGTCAGGAGCCTGtgctctgcccctccccctg TTCTCCAGGAAAGATCAGGGCATCTACAAGGCCGTGCTCGCTGACGACAGGGGAAAAGATACCTCTGTCTTCGATATCTCAGGCCAAG tgtttgatgacatcatcaacgcCATCACTCACATTGCTG GTGCATCTGCCTCTGAGCTGGTGCTGCAGTGCACTCCAGAGGGCATTAGGCTGCAGTGCTACATGAGCTACTACACTGAGGAGATGAAGACCATCTGGAAACACAA GGAGAGTAAGATTGCCTCCTCTGAGAAAATGAGAATTGGCGGCACAGCTGAGATGGCCTGGATGCAGATCTGTGATCCGTCCGACAAGGAGAAGGGTCATTATTCCATCGAAATTTCAGATGGAGTGACGACCCACACCAGAACCTTCGATCTCTCTGGACAAG CATACACTGATGCCTATGAGGAGTACCTGAGACTCAA GGCTGCAGCTTTTGCTGAAAAGA ACCGTGGCAGGGTGGTTGGTGGCCTGCCAGACGTGGTCACTATTATGGAAGAGAAG TCTCTGAGTCTCACCTGCACAGTATGGGGTGAGCCAACACCTGAGGTCACATGGTTCAAGAACGAGCAGGAAGTGATCTCCAATGAACACACCAGGGTCACATTTGATGGCGGTAAATTTGCCAGTCTGGTGATAAACAAAGTCACTCCTGATGACTCTGGGAAGTACAGCATCAACGTCCGCAACAAGTACGGAGGTGAGTTCGTCGAGATCACCGTCAGCGTCTACAAGCATGGCGAGCAGATCCCAGAGCCCAAACTGGGGATGCCCAAGACAGCCACACCAGTCGCTACAACTGCAGCCACACCTGCACCAGCAAAGTCCCCAGCTCCACCCTCCAAGACCCCCACCCCGGTCCCATCTAAGGCCCAGACCCCAGCACCATCCATGAAGAGCCCAACTCCAGCTTCCACACCCGCCTCCACCCCAGTTCCCAAGTCCCCAACTCCAAGTCCCAAACCTCCAACTCCAGCTGCTAAATCTCCAACTCCAAGTCTCAAATCTCCAACCCCAACACCAAAGTCTCCAACCCCATCTCGTGGTATGAAGTCACCAACCCCGACCCGATCCATGAAGTCTCCGACCCCCAAGTAA